A section of the Stenotrophomonas acidaminiphila genome encodes:
- a CDS encoding ribosome-binding factor A, which yields MPKTFHRTDRVSAQIRRDLGTLVHAAVREHGLPSVSVSDVEVTRDMAHAKVFVTALMPERSVEAVKGLRELAGELRMGLARAMKLRHVPELHFHYDDSVDRGERIDNLLRDLPDVQSAQPGTDGEEGEKA from the coding sequence GTGCCCAAGACTTTCCACCGTACCGACCGAGTTTCCGCGCAGATCCGCCGTGATCTGGGCACGCTGGTGCATGCCGCCGTGCGCGAGCATGGCCTGCCATCGGTCAGTGTCTCGGACGTGGAGGTCACCCGCGACATGGCCCATGCCAAGGTGTTCGTCACCGCGCTGATGCCGGAGCGTTCGGTCGAGGCGGTCAAGGGCCTGCGCGAACTGGCCGGCGAGCTGCGCATGGGCCTGGCCCGGGCGATGAAGCTGCGCCACGTGCCGGAGCTGCATTTCCATTACGACGATTCGGTGGACCGCGGCGAACGCATCGACAACCTGCTGCGCGACCTGCCGGATGTGCAGTCGGCGCAGCCCGGCACCGATGGCGAGGAAGGCGAGAAGGCCTGA
- a CDS encoding tRNA pseudouridine(55) synthase TruB, whose amino-acid sequence MRPRIQFRRLDGIVLLDKSAGMSSNTALQVARRLFRAEKGGHTGSLDPLATGLLPLCFGEATKIAGLLLGSAKAYDAQIALGTTTDTDDADGAVLRQRPVPALDAQALRQALAPLIGHIRQRAPIYSALKQGGEPLYVKARRGEAIEAPEREVHVQAIEVLDQQPEWLRLRVTCGSGTYIRSIARDLGEALGCGAHITALRRLWVEPFLAPRMIGLDALRELAEAGDDAALLEWLLPLEAGLGHFGRVELDAPRAQRFCMGQRLRDPAWPRGQVAVFADDGKALGLGQVDAAGMLAPQRRFNL is encoded by the coding sequence ATGCGTCCCCGTATCCAATTCCGCCGCCTGGATGGCATCGTCCTGCTCGACAAGTCTGCCGGCATGAGCTCCAACACCGCGCTGCAGGTGGCACGGCGGCTGTTCCGTGCCGAGAAGGGCGGGCATACCGGCAGTCTCGACCCGCTGGCCACCGGGCTGCTGCCGCTGTGCTTCGGCGAGGCAACCAAGATCGCCGGCCTGCTGCTGGGCTCGGCCAAGGCCTATGACGCGCAGATCGCGCTGGGCACGACCACCGATACCGACGATGCCGACGGTGCGGTGTTGCGGCAGCGTCCGGTCCCGGCGCTCGACGCGCAGGCGCTGCGCCAGGCGCTGGCGCCGCTGATCGGGCACATCCGCCAGCGCGCCCCGATCTACTCGGCGCTGAAGCAGGGCGGCGAGCCGCTGTATGTGAAGGCGCGCCGCGGCGAGGCCATCGAGGCGCCCGAGCGCGAGGTCCACGTACAGGCGATCGAGGTCCTGGACCAGCAACCTGAATGGCTGCGGCTGCGGGTGACCTGCGGCTCGGGCACCTATATCCGCAGCATCGCCCGCGACCTGGGCGAAGCGTTGGGCTGCGGTGCCCACATCACCGCACTGCGGCGGCTGTGGGTGGAGCCGTTCCTGGCGCCGCGCATGATCGGCCTGGACGCGCTGCGCGAGCTGGCCGAAGCCGGTGACGACGCGGCGCTGTTGGAATGGCTGCTGCCGCTGGAGGCAGGGCTGGGCCATTTCGGCCGGGTCGAGCTGGATGCCCCGCGCGCGCAGCGCTTCTGCATGGGCCAGCGCCTGCGGGATCCGGCGTGGCCGCGCGGACAGGTGGCGGTGTTCGCCGACGACGGCAAGGCCCTGGGGCTGGGGCAGGTGGATGCGGCCGGCATGCTGGCGCCGCAGCGCCGTTTCAACCTCTGA
- a CDS encoding 30S ribosomal protein S15, whose amino-acid sequence MSIDTQKVIEDNKRGANDTGSPEVQVALLTARIEQLTEHFKVHKKDHHSRRGLLQLVNRRRSLLDYLKKKDVERYKGLIEKLGLRR is encoded by the coding sequence ATGTCGATCGACACCCAGAAAGTTATTGAAGACAACAAGCGCGGCGCCAACGACACCGGTTCGCCGGAAGTCCAGGTGGCCCTGCTGACCGCCCGCATCGAGCAGCTGACCGAACACTTCAAGGTCCACAAGAAGGACCACCACAGCCGCCGCGGCCTGCTGCAGCTGGTCAACCGCCGCCGCAGCCTGCTCGACTACCTGAAGAAGAAGGACGTCGAGCGCTACAAGGGCCTGATCGAAAAGCTTGGCCTGCGTCGCTAA